In Halorubellus sp. JP-L1, one DNA window encodes the following:
- a CDS encoding AAA family ATPase, which produces MNLRDRIARRRRQTTAGSGVVVDPVALAPVTHPDEPVGRGPLVEQLLDALDVVFDDGVPEPTAVWGPPGVGKTAVVDALFESLDAAFWHRDQAIGTATRARQPTDVRFVRVDGRHADSEFQAYRHLLAALGEDSVPEGGVSTDALGERLLDVVDRHDAVVVAVDHVDEPETLDVGVVASLADDTAIVPWYVTREPLDAHQLAPGTPPTSTVRFEPYRTHTLVEVVTERASPGLAPNALDHETARTIARHADGNAHDALALLYGAATRADADDAARVHAHHVAAAVAAFPTDSVSVARALAEPRNRQRVLATLVALEDDAPALPAAAAAIADRTDLTESTVTRFLYELATVGLLARTPEDDGSSAVTPRFPPRLFAALHTTT; this is translated from the coding sequence GTGAATCTCCGCGACAGGATCGCGCGTCGTCGACGACAGACCACCGCCGGGAGCGGCGTCGTCGTCGACCCGGTCGCGCTCGCGCCCGTCACGCACCCCGACGAACCGGTCGGTCGCGGCCCGCTCGTCGAGCAGTTACTCGACGCGCTCGACGTCGTCTTCGACGACGGCGTCCCCGAGCCGACCGCGGTCTGGGGCCCACCGGGCGTCGGGAAGACCGCCGTCGTCGACGCGCTGTTCGAGTCGCTCGACGCCGCGTTCTGGCATCGCGACCAGGCGATCGGCACCGCAACGCGCGCGCGCCAGCCGACCGACGTCCGGTTCGTCCGCGTCGACGGCCGGCACGCCGACAGCGAGTTCCAGGCGTACCGACACCTGCTGGCCGCACTCGGCGAGGACTCCGTCCCCGAGGGCGGCGTGAGCACCGACGCACTCGGCGAGCGACTCCTCGACGTCGTCGACCGGCACGACGCGGTCGTCGTCGCCGTCGACCACGTCGACGAACCCGAGACGCTCGACGTCGGCGTCGTCGCGTCGCTCGCCGACGACACCGCGATCGTCCCGTGGTACGTCACCCGCGAACCGCTCGACGCGCACCAGCTCGCCCCCGGGACGCCCCCCACGTCCACGGTCCGGTTCGAACCGTACCGGACGCACACGCTCGTCGAAGTCGTCACGGAGCGCGCGTCCCCCGGCCTCGCGCCGAACGCGCTCGACCACGAGACCGCCCGCACGATCGCCCGGCACGCGGACGGGAACGCCCACGACGCGCTCGCGCTCCTGTACGGCGCCGCGACGCGCGCCGACGCGGACGACGCCGCGCGCGTCCACGCTCACCACGTCGCGGCCGCCGTCGCCGCCTTCCCGACGGACTCCGTGTCGGTCGCACGCGCACTCGCCGAACCCCGGAACCGCCAGCGCGTCCTCGCGACGCTCGTCGCACTCGAGGACGACGCCCCAGCCCTTCCCGCGGCCGCGGCCGCCATCGCCGACCGAACCGACCTCACGGAGAGCACGGTCACGCGATTCCTCTACGAGCTCGCGACCGTCGGACTGCTGGCCAGAACGCCCGAGGACGACGGGTCGAGCGCCGTCACGCCACGGTTCCCACCCCGGCTGTTCGCGGCGCTCCACACCACCACCTGA
- a CDS encoding oligosaccharyl transferase, archaeosortase A system-associated, which translates to MSSETETSQEVLGESSVVDLFREYYHVPVLAALLAFMLWLRVLPAENFIRPDGIYFSGNDAWYHLRETSYVVHNWPFTMPFDPWTQFPYGVSNSQFGTLYDQLVATAALVVGLGDPSQRQIAQTLLYAPAVFGTAVAIPTYFIARRLTGRFGALFGVAVLALLPGVFLNRTTAGFADHHAAEVLFHAISVLAFMVALRVAEREKPIYELALDRDWDALKEPTKYSVLAGVAISLYVWVWPPAIVLVGIIGTFFLLALGAKYAVGSSPDHVAFVGVVSLLTVAVFSLVGIDELGFSASAISLLHVLLTVGVAAGCAFLAWLGRAWDDTDFDRRLFPFSALSLALLAVLAFSVVLPDAWGSIQNNLFRTLALGQNDTTLTIGEAQALVPLEEGYIRRLNRALVGSYGLTYLTGIAGLCILAYRAVKERVRAEYVFLGVWTVFVFMMALTQQRFNYYLVLPVAVLNAYFVGSLLGFAEIDSDLELSDVKAYHVSVVLAAVVLVLAPLAPIGGIAMTGTDVHRQVAGNPDNPRSNGPAPRTVTAWDSTTDWMQNGTPEIEGLEKYGTYEKTDDFEYPEGAYGVMSWWDYGHWITVRGDRIPHANPFQAGARTASKYFLHENESNANLLLDALPSLSPREPNVDQYGPADYREMIVNQTAQQRSEDVRYVTIDHQMATQKFSAIATWSGPPRNEYFTRERQNVSTQQGNTTVPYTAFSDRFEETMLSKLYYDDADGLEQYRLVHASEQRRMLATYSILRQGQVAQQYFYRDLGAMNATQFQQTALQFQFSQQLALHDVKYTPAVKTFERVDGAKLTGSASPGANVTASVTLNNTQTGGNFTYEQTVQADEDGEYVVTVPYATNDEVSPADGGTDSVVEADGVYTLDVEGGGVTTVAVPESAVLDGESISVDTSGSGNASVASGDDDDEPSENVFVQYRSVTELSEQ; encoded by the coding sequence ATGAGTAGCGAAACCGAGACCAGCCAGGAGGTCCTCGGCGAGTCCTCCGTGGTAGACCTCTTCCGGGAGTACTACCACGTCCCCGTCCTCGCCGCCCTCCTCGCGTTCATGCTCTGGCTGCGTGTCCTCCCGGCGGAGAACTTCATCCGACCGGACGGGATCTATTTCAGCGGGAACGACGCCTGGTATCACCTCCGAGAGACGTCGTACGTCGTCCACAACTGGCCGTTCACGATGCCGTTCGACCCGTGGACGCAGTTCCCCTACGGGGTCTCGAACTCGCAGTTCGGGACGCTGTACGACCAGCTCGTCGCGACGGCCGCGCTCGTCGTCGGTCTCGGCGACCCGAGCCAGCGGCAGATCGCGCAGACGCTCCTGTACGCGCCCGCCGTCTTCGGGACCGCGGTCGCCATCCCGACGTACTTCATCGCCCGGCGTCTCACCGGCCGCTTCGGCGCGCTGTTCGGCGTCGCCGTCCTCGCACTGCTTCCCGGCGTGTTCCTCAACCGCACGACCGCAGGATTCGCCGACCACCACGCCGCCGAGGTCCTGTTCCACGCGATCAGCGTCCTCGCGTTCATGGTCGCGCTCCGCGTCGCCGAGCGCGAGAAACCCATCTACGAACTCGCGCTCGACCGCGACTGGGACGCTCTGAAGGAGCCGACGAAGTACAGCGTGCTCGCCGGCGTCGCCATCTCGCTGTACGTCTGGGTGTGGCCGCCAGCGATCGTCCTCGTCGGCATCATCGGGACGTTCTTCCTGCTCGCGCTCGGCGCGAAGTACGCGGTCGGCTCCAGCCCGGACCACGTCGCGTTCGTCGGCGTCGTTTCCCTCCTGACCGTCGCGGTCTTCTCGCTCGTCGGCATCGACGAACTCGGGTTCTCCGCGAGTGCGATCTCGCTCCTGCACGTCCTCCTCACAGTCGGCGTCGCCGCCGGGTGTGCGTTCCTCGCGTGGCTCGGGCGGGCGTGGGACGACACCGACTTCGACCGGCGCCTGTTCCCGTTCTCGGCGCTCTCGCTCGCGCTGCTCGCCGTGCTCGCGTTCAGCGTCGTCCTCCCCGATGCCTGGGGGAGCATCCAGAACAACCTGTTCCGGACGCTCGCACTCGGGCAGAACGACACGACGCTCACCATCGGCGAGGCACAAGCGCTCGTTCCGCTAGAGGAGGGGTACATCCGACGACTGAATCGCGCGCTCGTCGGCTCGTACGGACTCACGTACCTCACGGGTATCGCGGGCCTGTGCATCCTCGCGTACCGTGCCGTCAAGGAACGCGTCCGCGCCGAGTACGTGTTCCTCGGCGTCTGGACGGTGTTCGTGTTCATGATGGCGCTCACCCAGCAACGGTTCAACTACTACCTCGTGCTGCCGGTGGCGGTCCTGAACGCGTACTTCGTCGGGTCGCTACTCGGCTTCGCCGAGATCGATAGCGACCTCGAACTCTCGGACGTCAAGGCGTACCACGTGTCCGTGGTGCTCGCCGCGGTCGTCCTCGTGCTCGCGCCGCTGGCGCCGATCGGCGGCATCGCGATGACCGGGACGGACGTCCACCGGCAGGTCGCGGGGAACCCGGACAACCCCCGCTCGAACGGTCCGGCGCCGCGGACGGTCACGGCGTGGGATTCGACGACGGACTGGATGCAGAACGGGACGCCGGAGATAGAGGGGCTCGAGAAGTACGGAACCTACGAGAAGACGGACGACTTCGAGTACCCGGAGGGAGCCTACGGCGTGATGTCGTGGTGGGACTACGGCCACTGGATCACGGTCCGTGGGGACCGCATCCCGCACGCGAACCCGTTCCAGGCGGGTGCGCGGACCGCGTCGAAGTACTTCCTGCACGAGAACGAGTCGAACGCGAACCTGCTGTTGGACGCGCTGCCGTCGCTGAGTCCGCGCGAGCCGAACGTCGACCAGTACGGGCCGGCGGACTACCGCGAGATGATTGTGAACCAGACCGCCCAGCAGCGGAGCGAGGACGTGCGGTACGTGACGATCGACCACCAGATGGCGACGCAGAAGTTCAGTGCGATCGCGACGTGGAGCGGTCCGCCGCGGAACGAGTACTTCACTCGGGAGCGTCAGAACGTCTCCACGCAGCAGGGGAACACCACGGTACCGTACACGGCGTTCAGTGACCGGTTCGAGGAGACGATGCTCTCGAAGCTGTACTACGACGACGCGGACGGCCTGGAGCAGTATCGGCTCGTGCACGCGTCGGAGCAGCGGCGGATGCTCGCAACGTACAGCATTCTCCGCCAGGGGCAGGTCGCCCAGCAGTACTTCTACCGTGACCTGGGGGCGATGAACGCGACGCAGTTCCAGCAGACGGCTCTCCAGTTCCAGTTCTCGCAGCAACTGGCGCTGCACGACGTCAAGTACACGCCGGCGGTGAAGACCTTCGAGCGCGTGGACGGTGCGAAGCTGACTGGGTCGGCGTCGCCGGGCGCGAACGTGACGGCGTCGGTGACGCTGAACAACACGCAGACGGGCGGGAACTTCACGTACGAGCAGACGGTGCAGGCTGACGAGGACGGCGAGTACGTGGTGACGGTTCCGTACGCGACGAACGACGAGGTGTCGCCGGCCGACGGTGGGACGGATTCGGTCGTCGAGGCGGACGGCGTGTACACGCTGGACGTCGAGGGCGGTGGCGTCACGACGGTCGCGGTGCCGGAGTCCGCGGTCCTCGACGGGGAGTCGATCTCGGTCGACACGTCGGGGTCGGGGAACGCGTCGGTCGCGTCGGGCGACGACGATGACGAGCCGTCTGAGAACGTGTTCGTGCAGTATCGGTCCGTGACGGAGCTGTCGGAGCAGTAG
- a CDS encoding anaerobic glycerol-3-phosphate dehydrogenase subunit C: protein MTDDNQPHDDAAQHADGSTADGTNRAAGGRGSGADWTDPATDGGNDRATDGGAAVDDGEFEPVQVFPEAEDADLRPGADDCYKCSTCDTTCPVAEVDEAFPGPKFQGPEQWRLKRSEDHDVDDSISKCSNCMRCDSACPSDVPLSQMHNTARAQYVDEQVSKTSATYWRNRLLANYGTMARLGSTFPRLTNAVLGNSLVQTLNERLLGITAEREFPAFATETFREWYAERGGEAASVENARRARRERDDPPDADKRVAYFHGDYANHNTPAVAKALVAVYESFGYAVLVPDQRCSGTPMFANGMLEDARRAARVNVENFAELVEDGVDVVCSCTSCSMALRQEYPELFSIPGTAKVAANTYDAVEYLRINEDLDGELAAADVTASDVGVDSFAYHAPCHARNQGLDGQTVELLSRVDGVDAEDVGDSCSGISGTYGWKTEHYDTSMKIGDEMFEHMAAADATTGMTECPTCAMQMEHGTGYEIEHPLEVLEAVLVDGPDEAS from the coding sequence ATGACCGACGACAATCAGCCACACGACGACGCCGCACAGCACGCCGACGGTTCTACGGCCGACGGCACCAACCGCGCGGCCGGCGGGCGCGGTTCTGGTGCCGACTGGACCGACCCCGCGACCGACGGTGGGAACGACCGCGCGACCGACGGTGGGGCCGCCGTCGACGACGGCGAGTTCGAGCCCGTCCAGGTGTTCCCCGAGGCGGAGGACGCCGACCTCCGGCCGGGCGCGGACGACTGCTACAAGTGCTCGACGTGCGACACGACCTGTCCCGTCGCCGAGGTCGACGAGGCGTTCCCCGGCCCGAAGTTCCAGGGGCCCGAGCAGTGGCGGCTCAAGCGCAGCGAGGACCACGACGTCGACGACTCGATCTCGAAGTGCTCGAACTGCATGCGCTGTGACAGCGCGTGCCCGAGCGACGTCCCGCTGAGTCAGATGCACAACACCGCTCGCGCGCAGTACGTCGACGAGCAAGTGAGCAAGACGAGCGCGACGTACTGGCGGAATCGCTTGCTCGCGAACTACGGGACGATGGCGCGACTCGGGTCGACGTTCCCGCGACTCACGAACGCCGTGCTGGGGAACTCGCTCGTCCAGACGCTCAACGAGAGACTCCTCGGGATCACGGCCGAGCGCGAGTTCCCCGCGTTCGCGACGGAGACGTTCCGCGAGTGGTACGCCGAGCGCGGCGGCGAAGCCGCGAGCGTCGAGAACGCCCGTCGCGCGCGCCGCGAGCGCGACGACCCCCCGGACGCCGACAAGCGCGTCGCGTACTTCCACGGCGACTACGCGAACCACAACACGCCCGCGGTCGCGAAGGCGCTCGTGGCCGTCTACGAGTCCTTCGGGTACGCCGTCCTCGTCCCCGACCAGCGCTGCTCGGGCACGCCGATGTTCGCGAACGGCATGCTCGAGGACGCCCGCAGAGCGGCGCGAGTGAACGTCGAGAACTTCGCCGAACTCGTCGAGGACGGCGTCGACGTCGTCTGCTCGTGCACGAGCTGCTCGATGGCGCTCCGCCAAGAGTACCCCGAGCTATTCTCCATCCCCGGGACTGCGAAGGTGGCGGCGAACACGTACGACGCCGTCGAGTACCTCCGCATCAACGAGGACCTCGACGGCGAACTCGCGGCCGCGGACGTGACCGCGAGCGACGTCGGCGTCGACTCGTTCGCGTACCACGCGCCCTGTCACGCCCGCAACCAAGGGCTGGACGGCCAGACCGTCGAGTTGCTCTCCCGGGTCGACGGCGTCGACGCCGAGGACGTTGGCGACTCGTGCTCGGGAATCTCCGGTACGTACGGGTGGAAGACGGAGCACTACGACACGTCGATGAAGATCGGGGACGAGATGTTCGAGCACATGGCGGCCGCGGACGCGACGACGGGCATGACGGAGTGCCCGACGTGCGCGATGCAGATGGAGCACGGCACCGGCTACGAGATCGAACACCCCCTGGAGGTACTCGAAGCAGTCCTGGTCGACGGGCCAGACGAGGCGTCGTAA
- the glpB gene encoding glycerol-3-phosphate dehydrogenase subunit GlpB — protein sequence MAIRDDVLVVGGGLAGMIAALAASDAGASVRVVTDSESTLQQASGLVDVLGYPTPHEGEGGDSGQYPAPNPFAAVEALPESHPYRVVGADALRGGLGVFDDAVGDLYRGSHTDRNALVPTVGGTVKPTARYPASVAPGLASDEGAMLLVGFEGDADVDADRIAAHLRAVDVPFDVAGVTVAFPGDLDGTDQATRLAHALDADEAEARRRLADRVKRAANGLDEGGSGGDGSGGDGSDDDGSGGDGSDGDGSDGDGFDPASVERVGFPAVLGRDRPRQVREALAGHFDAAVFELPPAPPSLPGLRLRYRLRDALREAGVAVTTGVPIIDFDVDGDRIGTVYADRNGSRAPFEPRAVVLATGGLVGGGIDSERDAVYEPVFDCPVDHPADRYAWSDADPFGPHAFARFGVRIDADGRVLDDDGTPLYENVLAAGGVVGGYDAAAEKSASGVSLATGYAAGRTAAAESTTTTDTTPTDASADR from the coding sequence GTGGCGATCCGCGACGACGTGCTCGTCGTCGGCGGCGGCCTCGCGGGGATGATTGCGGCGCTCGCGGCGAGCGACGCGGGCGCGAGCGTCCGCGTCGTCACCGACTCGGAGAGCACGCTCCAGCAGGCGAGCGGGCTCGTCGACGTCCTCGGGTACCCGACGCCGCACGAAGGCGAGGGCGGGGATTCCGGCCAGTACCCGGCGCCGAATCCGTTCGCGGCCGTGGAGGCCCTCCCCGAGTCGCACCCGTACCGGGTCGTGGGCGCGGACGCGCTCCGGGGCGGCCTCGGGGTCTTCGACGACGCCGTGGGCGACCTGTACCGGGGATCGCACACGGACCGGAACGCGCTCGTGCCGACCGTCGGCGGGACGGTGAAGCCGACCGCGCGCTACCCGGCGAGCGTCGCGCCCGGACTGGCGAGCGACGAGGGCGCGATGCTCCTCGTCGGGTTCGAGGGCGACGCGGACGTCGACGCGGACCGGATCGCTGCCCATCTCCGCGCGGTCGACGTGCCGTTCGACGTCGCGGGCGTCACGGTCGCGTTCCCCGGCGATCTCGACGGCACCGACCAGGCGACGCGGCTCGCGCACGCGCTGGACGCCGACGAAGCGGAGGCGCGGCGTCGACTCGCCGACCGCGTCAAGCGCGCGGCGAATGGCCTCGACGAAGGCGGCTCCGGCGGCGACGGCTCCGGCGGCGACGGCTCCGATGACGACGGCTCCGGCGGCGACGGCTCCGATGGCGACGGCTCCGATGGCGACGGCTTCGATCCGGCGAGCGTCGAGCGCGTCGGGTTCCCGGCGGTCCTCGGCCGCGACCGCCCCCGACAGGTGCGCGAGGCGCTCGCCGGGCACTTCGACGCGGCCGTGTTCGAACTGCCGCCCGCGCCGCCGAGCCTCCCAGGGCTCCGCCTCCGGTACCGGCTCCGCGACGCGCTCCGGGAGGCCGGCGTCGCCGTCACGACGGGCGTTCCCATAATCGATTTCGACGTCGACGGCGACCGGATCGGGACCGTGTACGCCGACCGGAACGGGTCGCGCGCCCCGTTCGAACCGCGAGCGGTGGTGCTCGCGACCGGCGGCCTCGTCGGCGGCGGCATCGACTCCGAGCGCGACGCCGTCTACGAACCAGTGTTCGACTGTCCCGTCGACCACCCCGCGGACCGCTACGCGTGGTCGGACGCGGACCCGTTCGGCCCGCACGCGTTCGCCCGGTTCGGCGTCCGCATCGACGCCGACGGCCGCGTGCTCGACGACGACGGGACCCCGCTCTACGAGAACGTGCTCGCCGCCGGCGGCGTCGTCGGCGGCTACGACGCGGCCGCCGAGAAGTCCGCGAGCGGCGTGAGCCTCGCCACGGGCTACGCCGCCGGCCGAACCGCCGCCGCGGAATCGACGACGACCACCGACACCACGCCGACCGACGCGAGCGCAGACCGATGA
- a CDS encoding oligosaccharide flippase family protein yields MKVGAEVSKRFVTNVLGSLAGFLGTLVFTRLLGFDGIGTFAIFVSIQMIAANLSSFGLYTVLTKRVSEGDDQAAYFTTGALVLLGGVAAITVLLVPLRGFVDGVVGLDVALIVPLGVLTWGLFRLSTAYLEGQQRVALAGAIENGRHAIIVPIQAAFVLNDFGVIGLVYGVVAGQFVTFLIAYFGYARVVPNLPSRALLGDFLDYSKYAYVQNVSSQLFKHADYIIIGQFAGQGPTGVYKNVFALTEAAMLFSSALSQVTFPQFSALSEVGDDAEINRLFAALFTYAGLFAIPLVGGGAVIGNDVLLTLYGENPGTTTIPIVGVVGLANVLVPVLAVANLLNGYRNGLEKYFLGTGNPRVYAASGLLLILVYAVTAVPLTMAYDAWGVASATVLAFGSSVAAMLYYLEQPVPLSSLGDVGKEVVAMVAMTAVVYVLVDALGAAHGALRLGFVLAVGGGTYFAILLALSERVRVDVFAVSRDLIDEVR; encoded by the coding sequence ATGAAGGTCGGCGCGGAGGTCTCCAAGCGGTTCGTGACGAACGTCCTCGGGTCCCTCGCGGGATTCCTCGGGACGCTCGTGTTCACGCGCCTGCTCGGGTTCGACGGCATCGGGACGTTCGCGATCTTCGTGAGCATCCAGATGATCGCCGCAAACCTCTCCAGCTTCGGGTTGTACACGGTACTCACGAAGCGCGTCAGCGAGGGCGACGACCAGGCGGCGTACTTCACGACCGGCGCGCTCGTCCTGCTGGGCGGCGTCGCCGCCATCACGGTCTTGCTCGTCCCGCTCCGGGGGTTCGTCGACGGCGTCGTCGGGCTGGACGTGGCGTTGATCGTCCCGCTCGGCGTCCTCACGTGGGGGCTGTTCCGGCTGTCGACCGCGTACCTGGAGGGCCAGCAGCGCGTCGCGCTCGCCGGCGCCATCGAGAACGGCCGGCACGCCATCATCGTCCCCATCCAAGCCGCGTTCGTCCTGAACGACTTCGGCGTCATCGGACTCGTCTACGGGGTCGTCGCGGGCCAGTTCGTGACGTTCCTCATCGCGTACTTCGGGTACGCGCGCGTCGTCCCGAACCTGCCGTCGCGTGCACTCCTCGGGGACTTCCTCGACTACTCGAAGTACGCGTACGTCCAGAACGTCTCCAGTCAACTGTTCAAGCACGCGGACTACATCATCATCGGCCAGTTCGCGGGCCAGGGTCCGACCGGCGTCTACAAGAACGTGTTCGCGCTCACCGAGGCCGCGATGCTGTTCTCCTCGGCGCTATCGCAGGTGACGTTCCCGCAGTTCTCCGCGCTCTCCGAGGTCGGCGACGACGCCGAGATAAACCGGCTGTTCGCGGCGCTGTTCACGTACGCGGGCCTGTTCGCGATCCCGCTCGTCGGCGGCGGTGCGGTCATCGGGAACGACGTCCTCCTGACGCTCTACGGCGAGAACCCGGGAACGACGACGATCCCGATCGTGGGCGTGGTCGGACTGGCGAACGTCCTCGTGCCCGTGCTCGCGGTCGCGAACCTCCTGAACGGCTACCGGAACGGCCTCGAGAAGTACTTCCTCGGGACGGGGAACCCGCGCGTGTACGCAGCGAGCGGCTTGCTCCTCATCCTCGTGTACGCCGTCACGGCCGTTCCGTTGACGATGGCGTACGACGCGTGGGGGGTGGCGTCGGCGACCGTGCTCGCGTTCGGGTCGAGCGTCGCCGCGATGCTCTACTACCTCGAACAGCCGGTGCCGCTGTCCTCGCTCGGGGACGTCGGGAAGGAGGTCGTGGCGATGGTCGCGATGACGGCGGTCGTGTACGTGCTCGTCGACGCGCTCGGCGCGGCCCACGGCGCGCTCCGCCTCGGGTTCGTGCTCGCGGTCGGCGGCGGGACGTACTTCGCGATCCTGCTCGCGCTCAGCGAACGCGTCCGCGTCGACGTCTTCGCCGTCTCACGCGACCTCATCGACGAGGTTCGATAA
- the glpA gene encoding anaerobic glycerol-3-phosphate dehydrogenase subunit GlpA: MARDTDVLVLGGGSTGAGVARDLARRGVDVTLVEQGNLTHGTTGRMHGLLHSGGRYAVSDQASASECIEENRVLREIASHCVEETGGLFVKRPEDDESYFQEKLAGCRECNIPTEVLTGREAREVEPYLARDVEKAIAVPDGAVDPFRLVVANAVDAENHGARIETHAEVVDVLVEGGTDSPASTADGGSDEDRGDVVGVAVEHRAGTGNRVHGVPGEREEITAEYVVNATGAWAGQVGAMAGVDVEVRPSKGVMTVMNVRQVDTVVNRCRPKGDADILVPHETTAILGTTDEEVADPAEYPEEGWEVDLVIDELAELVPILSEARTIRSFWGVRPLYEPPEVGSTDPTDITRDYFLLDHEERDGLRGMSSIVGGKFTTYRMMAEEISDHVCDQLGVRASCSTADEALPGSEHPARLDAAMDDYGLKSPIARRSGQRLGSRAEDVLSVDGPNPVVCDCEAVTRAEVSDAIAQSGSDLNAVRIRTRASMGNCQGGLCCHRLANVLGATYPEDTTRAAWDELLDERWKGHRHALWGEQLSQAALNAFLHATTMNRDHDPAGRHPTGADGSAPGDDATGSAPPPVDVDFAAFDDGTVGDGGRSGDDGRRASDDGGA, encoded by the coding sequence ATGGCACGCGATACCGACGTCCTCGTGCTCGGGGGTGGATCGACCGGCGCGGGCGTGGCGCGCGACCTGGCGCGCCGCGGGGTCGACGTCACCCTCGTCGAACAGGGCAACCTCACGCACGGGACGACGGGACGCATGCACGGTCTCTTGCACTCGGGCGGTCGGTACGCGGTCTCCGACCAGGCGAGCGCGAGCGAGTGCATCGAGGAGAACCGCGTCCTCCGGGAGATCGCGAGTCACTGCGTCGAGGAGACCGGCGGACTGTTCGTCAAGCGCCCCGAGGACGACGAATCGTACTTCCAGGAGAAGCTCGCGGGCTGTCGCGAGTGTAACATTCCGACGGAGGTCCTCACCGGCCGCGAGGCCCGCGAGGTCGAGCCCTATCTCGCCCGGGACGTCGAGAAGGCCATCGCGGTCCCCGACGGCGCCGTCGACCCCTTCCGGCTCGTGGTCGCGAACGCGGTCGACGCCGAGAACCACGGTGCGCGCATCGAGACGCACGCCGAGGTCGTCGACGTCCTCGTCGAAGGCGGAACCGACTCCCCGGCGAGCACGGCCGACGGCGGTTCGGACGAGGACCGCGGGGACGTCGTCGGCGTCGCGGTCGAACACCGGGCCGGCACGGGGAACCGCGTCCACGGCGTCCCCGGCGAGCGCGAGGAGATCACCGCCGAGTACGTCGTGAACGCCACGGGCGCGTGGGCGGGCCAGGTCGGCGCGATGGCGGGCGTCGACGTCGAGGTTCGACCGTCGAAGGGCGTGATGACGGTGATGAACGTCCGGCAGGTCGACACCGTCGTGAACCGCTGTCGGCCGAAGGGCGACGCGGACATCCTCGTCCCGCACGAGACCACGGCGATACTGGGAACGACCGACGAGGAGGTCGCGGATCCCGCCGAGTACCCCGAGGAGGGCTGGGAGGTCGACCTCGTCATCGACGAACTCGCCGAGCTCGTCCCGATCCTCTCCGAAGCCAGGACGATCCGGTCGTTCTGGGGCGTCCGACCGCTCTACGAACCGCCCGAGGTCGGGAGCACGGACCCGACGGACATCACGCGCGACTACTTCCTGCTCGACCACGAGGAACGGGACGGCCTCCGGGGGATGTCGAGCATCGTCGGCGGGAAGTTCACGACGTACCGGATGATGGCCGAGGAGATCAGCGACCACGTCTGCGACCAACTCGGCGTCCGCGCGTCCTGTTCGACCGCCGACGAGGCACTCCCCGGGAGCGAGCACCCCGCCCGGTTGGACGCGGCGATGGACGACTACGGGCTGAAGTCCCCCATCGCGCGCCGCTCCGGGCAGCGCCTCGGGTCGCGCGCCGAGGACGTCCTGTCCGTCGACGGCCCGAACCCGGTCGTCTGCGACTGCGAGGCGGTGACGCGCGCGGAAGTCAGCGACGCCATCGCGCAGTCCGGCAGCGACCTGAACGCGGTCCGCATCCGCACGCGGGCGTCGATGGGGAACTGCCAGGGCGGGCTGTGCTGTCATCGATTGGCGAACGTCCTCGGGGCGACGTACCCGGAGGACACGACGCGCGCGGCGTGGGACGAACTGCTCGACGAGCGCTGGAAGGGCCACCGGCACGCGCTCTGGGGCGAACAGCTCTCGCAAGCCGCGCTGAACGCGTTCCTGCACGCGACGACGATGAACCGCGACCACGACCCGGCGGGCCGACACCCCACGGGCGCGGACGGTTCCGCGCCCGGCGACGACGCGACCGGGTCGGCGCCGCCGCCCGTCGACGTCGACTTCGCCGCGTTCGACGACGGCACCGTCGGCGACGGCGGCCGCTCCGGCGACGACGGCCGTCGCGCCAGCGACGACGGGGGTGCCTGA